The genomic stretch TCTTTCTTCGCTTTCTCTGCAGCGTCCTTCAGGCGTTGAAGAGCCATTTTATCTTTTGAAAGGTCGATGCCATTATCTTTTTTGAATTCCTGTACTAAGTAGTCAATGATGACTTGGTCGAAGTCATCTCCACCTAGACGATTGTCACCTGCAGTGGAGCGGACTTCAAATACTCCGTCTCCCAGTTCAAGGATAGAAACGTCAAAAGTACCGCCGCCAAGGTCATAAACCAGGATTGTTTGGTCTTCATCCATTTTATCCATACCGTATGCCAAAGCAGCAGCTGTTGGCTCGTTGATGATGCGCTCTACTTCAAGGCCGGCAATTTTACCAGCATCTTTTGTAGCCTGGCGCTCAGCATCATTGAAATAAGCAGGAACTGTGATTACAGCTTTCTCTACCTTTTCGCCAAGATAGTCTTCTGCGTATGATTTAATATATTGAAGGATCATTGCAGAGATTTCTTGTGGAGTATACTCTTTTCCTTCTGCTTCGATTTTATGGCCTGTACCCATATGACGTTTTACAGAAATGATTGTGTTTGGATTTGTGATGGCTTGGCGCTTTGCAACTTCCCCAACTTGACGCTCGCCATTTTTGAATGCCACTACAGAAGGTGTAGTGCGGTTGCCTTCGGGATTTGGAATTACTTTCGCTTCCCCGCCTTCAAGGACAGCAACACATGAGTTCGTTGTTCCTAAGTCGATACCAATGATTTTGCTCATGAAAGATTTCCTCCTTTATTTATATGTATCGTTTATTGATTGACTTTAACCATAGATGGTCTGATGACGCGATCTTTAAGCTTATACCCTTTTTGGAATTCTTCAACCACGACATTTGATTCATGGCCAGGGTCTTCCACTTGCATGACCGCTTGGTGAAGATGTGGGTCGAATTCTGTTCCGACTGCTTCGATCGGTTCGACACCCTCTTTTTTCAATGCCTCGATCAAACTTCTATAAACCATGTCCATCCCTTGTAGAAGAGATTTTGTCTGTTCATTTTCAGGTGCCATCTGCATAGCACGCTCAAAATTATCAATGGCCGGAAGTAGATCGGATATTAAG from Falsibacillus pallidus encodes the following:
- the grpE gene encoding nucleotide exchange factor GrpE translates to MAEKTNNTGEMNNEAVDEVVEEVFDEAESVDEETVEAAEQQNEEGSSLASELEAKLEESENRYFRLRADFENFRRRVNLDKESSEKYRAQSLISDLLPAIDNFERAMQMAPENEQTKSLLQGMDMVYRSLIEALKKEGVEPIEAVGTEFDPHLHQAVMQVEDPGHESNVVVEEFQKGYKLKDRVIRPSMVKVNQ